Genomic segment of Bacteroidota bacterium:
AGGATTTGGGAAAACTTTCAAACGCCTGACTATAATATTTGGATCATAAGTTGGCGTAGTAAGTAATGTACTATCAAGTATCAGGTTTTCATCCCCGGTTTGATAAGCTGTAAAAGCAAAATAGACCAGCATCATTTCATCTGTTGTCGCCTCACCAAGGTTTACTGTTTGTGGCGGATTATTGGGATTATGTGGATTAGACGATGTATTATTATATGTAGCAGATGCCTTCAGGGTGGTGCCCCCGTTTATCACTACCGGCTTTTGAAAGTAATAAGAACCCTGCCAGTGAAAATCCCAATGTGGGATATCTATCAATCTTACTGTATCTCCATTTGATTTGTTAGCCCAAACTTTTACAGACTCAGCGATAAGATGCATATGCGGCGCAACCGATAATACACTTGCATTATAAATAGTGGGAATCGTGAATTGCTCATTAAAAGTTCGTGTAGTGTTTGGAGGGATGGCTAATGGTCCGTTGGTGAGTACAGGTGAGTAATGATACAGAATTGGTTCTATACGAACTTCCCTTGGTGAAGGATTACTGTTATAGTATAATTTCAATTTAGTACTGTCTAATTGTCCATTGCTACCAGCGGGATAATGTATCTGCATCACCAGATCCGAATTAGGATAAATTTTTCTTCCGAATTGTACCGGAGACTTTCGTACTACACTGCCGGGCACCCATGCATCGAGTAATACAGCACTACTCACTCCAATGCCACCAAAGCTTACATAGCCGGGACCCGGTGATGCATTATCCAATTGCTGTGCAGCATGACCTACAGTTGTATCCTGGTATAATAATACATGATGTACGATTGAATTATTACCCGGGACTATTTCGGCTGCAGAAATATATTTTCCATTTGTTAAACGCAATGGCAAAACAAAACATTGATAAATATCATTTGTAGAAGCACTGCTTGTATAGTTTGGAATTTTTAAAACAGTATCAGCTGTACCGAGTTGGTTGGTAACCGGCGGCGGTTGTGCAGGTGCATTTGCTAGATTTCCGGATGGTGCTCCAGCATTCACCCAATTTACTATTGTACTTATTTGTGCAGTTGTCAATGCCCGCGCATCAGTAAAATGTAGATAGTTATCATCGGGTGGCCAAGGAGGCATATGTTTAGCAGCTACTGCTGTACTGATCGAGTTTCTGTAATTGAATGCATCAGTATAAGTAAGTAATGAAAACGGGGCAATGCTATTCGGACGATGGCAGCTCACACATTTTGAATAGAGAATCGGCGCAACATTATCTGCCCATGTTTGAGAAAAGGAATTAATAGAAATGAATCCAGTAATAATTATAAGGGATACTCTTTTCATTGAAAAAGTCAAACTCTAAAATAATAAATTCAAACCGGGATTCAGCTTCTCTGCGCCACGATGTATGCACGGGGTTCACCGAGGGTAAACTTTTTCCTGCCTGGAATACTAAATACTTCGGTCATCTTCATACCGCTGTTTGCTAACATGGTTTCTATTTCATTCATACTCCAGATATAATCTACACTTTGTTTTATCTCAGTAGTTCCGTCCGGTGCTATTATCTGGTGTTCAGTTTCTATCCTATTAGGTGAAAAAAGAAATTTACTATCAACCAAAAATTTTAGATCACCATTCATGCTCCATGCTTTTTCCTTAAAACTTTTTACTGCGATCTCCATAATTGACCACGTGTTAATCAGAAAATATCCGCCGGGATGCAGGTGAGCTGCAATTTTTTTGAGCAATTGCAGCACTTCATCTTTATGAAAAAACTGGATACTGTTGCCCATACATATTACCAAATCAAAGTTTCCTTCAGGCTCATACAGGATCACATCACCTAAGACAGGGTGCACGGGTAAATTTTCTGCTTCAGCATTATTCCTTACTTCATTGATATAATCTGGAAGATTGTCAACTGCTGTAACTTCTATTCCTTTTCCTGCCAATGCAAGTGAGTGGCGGCCATATCCACACATCAAATCAAGGACACGGCTGCCAGGCTGCAATTTAAAATACTGCAACATAAAATCCGTTTCCTTAACAGTCAGTTCATCTGGAATAATAGATTTCCAGATTTTTTTATAATGACCATCGAAATATGTGTCGTTGATATTGCTCATTATATATTGCCATGCAGGCAATGAATTATTTTAAGAAAAATTATCTAGAGGGTTCCCACAGAGTGTTATTCAAGCAACTTATTTCTCATACCATACATTACTAATCCTGCAATTGTTTTGGCTCCCACTTTCTGTTTCATATTCTGACGAATGGTTTCGATAGTGCGGGGACTTAAGAAAACTTCTTTTGATATCTCTTCTGTCGTTTTATCCTCTGCAATCAGTTTCAGTATCCGCATCTCCTTATCATTAAATTTAACAGGATTAGGATAAAACTGTCTTACATTTTTTTTATGCTGTAGTTTCAGCAGTACTGCCTTATTCACCAGGTCGTTGAAATAAAAATCATCGTTCATACAAGTGAGTATGGCCTGGTAAATTTCTTCAGGGTCGGTGGTTTTTGTAAGATAAGCGTTGGCTCCCATCTCCATCATCTTTGTTATCATCTCCTGGTCATCATACATGGTGAGTACAATAATTTTAAGCACTTCGTACTCCTTTCGAATCATACTAATAGCATTGATACCGTCAATCTCCGGCATTCGAATATCCATCAGTATAACGTCTGGTAACTTAATTTTAAGCTTATGCATCAGGTCTCTGCCATCTTCTGCCTCCCAAAGTATTTTCAGGTATTCTTTGTCTTTCAGGGCCATCCGGATTCCATCACGAAAGATTTTGTGGTCATCAGCAATGGCAAGCTTAATTAGTTGATCACTCATAGGTAGACTGGTTTTCAGTTAAATAAGAACACTCATTTGAGTAAAAGTACCCGAAAATATTCTGAATTGTGCAGGTTAGGAAAAAAAAGGACTCACAGATGTGGAGAAGGCAGGGCATCAGAATGAAGTTAGAGGTGTGAATTATGCTTTTATTCAGATCTCTTATTCCCTGTTTCGCTTCATCTAATTAGTTTATAGAGCAAGTAAATGACTTTAGAAAACAATTAGTTGGCGCTTTAATTATGCTGAGCATAGAATTGATCATGTGTTCATCATTCATCGTAATATTTCATCAAGCTATGGTGTATTTTCATTTTTATATAAGAAAGAATACGAATTGAATGATAAAAAGCGAGACGATTAAAAAGGTAATTAATCCTATTGGCTGCGGTAATTAGAGAAATATCTTTGCTTAAGATTTCCAGCAAATCAGTTGCATAAGTTTATATAATTACTTGGGATAATTTTCTAAACAAGTAATTATCAATTAGAACTGAGTATATTTTTAAATAAAAGCGTTAATTTCTTCAGCTATACTTTTTCCCCACCTGTTGATAATCTTTCAATTCACGTTATTTTTCTACGAAAAATTACTATTTTTATAACCGTAATTTTACGTGTTTTTTATGCGTATTATACGAATTGAGGTATAGTAATTAAACTAAGTAGAATAACCCGAAAACCTTGCTACAAGAGGGTTTAGCAATCCTTCAATCAATGCCTATAAATATCAGTAGCAAAGGGTGCAAAAACTTACAATTTTTGGTTATTCGAATATTCGATTACGTTCTAAATGTTACTGTTATGAAAAGTTCAATCAAAAGACAAAGACCCGAAGAAGTTGTTGATGCAATCTTCGTTTGGGAGGACTAATTCTGTTTATTTCAGAATGTATTAAAGCATTCTCAAAAGGTTTTCTATTTTTGGACAAAATCCAAAGCCATAGAAGACCTTTTGTATTATATACTGGTTTACTCATTTCTTGTACCGATAATCGTTTATCTGGTTCTTTTAAAAAGGATCACCGATAAAAGAATACTTGTATTAGTTTTTTATTCAATTGCAATTTTTACATTTCTCTTTTTTGATCCTCCGCTTAAACAAAGCCTAAAAAACGCTATTTATACAATTATCGAATTTTCTTTCTTTGCTTTACTAATATTTCAACAACTTAAGAATAGGAATAATAAGACTCTGTTACTTGTACTTTCTGTTCTTTTTATTGCAATTCAAATCATTCATTTCTTAACAGTTAAAAAAACAAGACTAGACTCTATACCAATAGCTATAGAAACAATTTTTATCTTCTTCTTTATCTTTTTATACTTCCAGGAGCTGTTAAAGAATTCTAATCCAATACTTAGTAAAAATTATTTCTTGTGGATTGCAATCGGCATCCTGATTTATTTAGGTGGTTCATTCTTTATTTATATCCTTGCAAATAACCTAGAGTATAAAGAATTGATTCAATTTTGGTTCATTACTTATATTGTTGAGTTAATTAAAAATGCATTATTTATTGTTGCAATGATATTATTTGCAAAAAATCGATCGGATAATAAGCAATCATCATCACAAAACCCTTTACCAAACCTCGATTTCACCCTTTAAACCCTAACTGCCAGCCATCATGTACCTTTTTACTAATTTGCTTGGAGTATCCGGACTTACCCTCATCATGCTGTTGGGTACTGCAGGTATGCTGGTATTATGTATTACAGTCATTTACTTTTTCATCATGCATAACAGGAAAATAACCGGCTATCACAGGCACCTGCTGGATGTAGAAAGCAATCACCAAAAACAATTGCTTAGCGCTTCAATAAAGATGCAGGA
This window contains:
- a CDS encoding T9SS type A sorting domain-containing protein is translated as MKRVSLIIITGFISINSFSQTWADNVAPILYSKCVSCHRPNSIAPFSLLTYTDAFNYRNSISTAVAAKHMPPWPPDDNYLHFTDARALTTAQISTIVNWVNAGAPSGNLANAPAQPPPVTNQLGTADTVLKIPNYTSSASTNDIYQCFVLPLRLTNGKYISAAEIVPGNNSIVHHVLLYQDTTVGHAAQQLDNASPGPGYVSFGGIGVSSAVLLDAWVPGSVVRKSPVQFGRKIYPNSDLVMQIHYPAGSNGQLDSTKLKLYYNSNPSPREVRIEPILYHYSPVLTNGPLAIPPNTTRTFNEQFTIPTIYNASVLSVAPHMHLIAESVKVWANKSNGDTVRLIDIPHWDFHWQGSYYFQKPVVINGGTTLKASATYNNTSSNPHNPNNPPQTVNLGEATTDEMMLVYFAFTAYQTGDENLILDSTLLTTPTYDPNIIVRRLKVFPNPVQSFIQFENPEQHKKGIVSIWSMDGRKVYEKEITHLYFVNIPAQRLQAGVYNIYLKTSEALYTDKLVVQH
- a CDS encoding class I SAM-dependent methyltransferase encodes the protein MPAWQYIMSNINDTYFDGHYKKIWKSIIPDELTVKETDFMLQYFKLQPGSRVLDLMCGYGRHSLALAGKGIEVTAVDNLPDYINEVRNNAEAENLPVHPVLGDVILYEPEGNFDLVICMGNSIQFFHKDEVLQLLKKIAAHLHPGGYFLINTWSIMEIAVKSFKEKAWSMNGDLKFLVDSKFLFSPNRIETEHQIIAPDGTTEIKQSVDYIWSMNEIETMLANSGMKMTEVFSIPGRKKFTLGEPRAYIVAQRS
- a CDS encoding response regulator transcription factor, which produces MSDQLIKLAIADDHKIFRDGIRMALKDKEYLKILWEAEDGRDLMHKLKIKLPDVILMDIRMPEIDGINAISMIRKEYEVLKIIVLTMYDDQEMITKMMEMGANAYLTKTTDPEEIYQAILTCMNDDFYFNDLVNKAVLLKLQHKKNVRQFYPNPVKFNDKEMRILKLIAEDKTTEEISKEVFLSPRTIETIRQNMKQKVGAKTIAGLVMYGMRNKLLE